One Aneurinibacillus migulanus genomic region harbors:
- a CDS encoding NUDIX domain-containing protein, with product MERYQTEADTLAHYDAKQYRTPDGYTSDIAVFSIIAEELPEHTKKPPKRTLKIMLIKRAACDNEGNANIEGGKWALPGGFIQPDETAYEAAKRELQEEAGVSGLHLKHFNVYDKPGRDPRGWIISNAHYAIVPEHQLDKRKAADDAAEVELFDMEEAFALELAFDHRQIIQDALAFIKRDMIQTTVARNFLPQEFTLSELQGVLLAAVSDPAIQSSPVFFDKAPKLRFIELVIGNDGKPKTSNRYSYRPAKLYRFNEAEPVFNVYK from the coding sequence GTGGAACGATATCAAACAGAAGCAGACACGTTAGCACATTATGATGCAAAGCAATACCGAACACCTGACGGGTATACGAGCGATATTGCTGTGTTTAGTATTATAGCGGAAGAGCTTCCAGAGCATACGAAAAAGCCGCCGAAACGCACCCTGAAAATCATGCTAATTAAAAGGGCCGCATGTGATAATGAAGGGAATGCCAATATCGAAGGAGGGAAGTGGGCGCTTCCCGGAGGATTTATCCAGCCGGATGAAACAGCCTATGAAGCCGCAAAACGTGAGCTACAAGAGGAAGCGGGTGTAAGCGGACTCCATCTGAAGCATTTTAATGTATATGATAAGCCTGGGCGCGATCCGAGGGGTTGGATTATCTCAAATGCACATTATGCTATTGTGCCAGAGCATCAGCTCGACAAGAGAAAGGCTGCCGATGATGCGGCGGAGGTGGAATTATTTGATATGGAAGAAGCATTTGCTTTAGAATTAGCGTTCGATCACAGGCAAATCATTCAGGACGCGCTTGCTTTTATCAAAAGAGACATGATTCAGACGACGGTCGCCCGCAATTTTTTGCCGCAAGAGTTTACACTGTCAGAGTTACAAGGAGTGTTGCTGGCAGCTGTATCTGATCCAGCGATTCAAAGCTCCCCTGTATTTTTCGATAAAGCGCCGAAACTGAGGTTTATAGAATTGGTGATTGGCAATGATGGAAAGCCGAAAACATCTAACCGATATTCATATCGTCCGGCTAAGTTGTATCGGTTTAATGAGGCAGAGCCTGTGTTTAATGTGTACAAATAG
- a CDS encoding copper amine oxidase N-terminal domain-containing protein gives MKKRKLILPSLALVMTLSTTPVFASQPLTIQINGSVTSTPPGVHVVKDQVMIPLRWACEQLGARSIEWDAKSKTVSIETNETYYAFTKLLSYIQALTPRDQEKETEMWPLSENAKKITLPRLSDRAVMLNFPEHHIEPKNPITISVNGSPYAAYSAEIRNDRIYVLSDWIQQLFKADVAYDQKTNTLSIKAPDKEEIEKQIRTIEEALVPTTPEEAMKLWGRGEQTRSGALQYAALSPELREKAMEQVKDRGGWVTGGSSPWVGPITVKEEKKLSDTAVQYTVTYPEITSGGSTTGTETFIVEKRTVNEKEGWFITKLLFASPYYTIIPAESQPPEEPITYVPLPK, from the coding sequence ATGAAAAAACGAAAGCTGATTCTGCCAAGCCTTGCATTGGTTATGACACTAAGTACTACACCGGTTTTTGCTTCCCAGCCGTTGACCATTCAAATAAACGGTTCTGTTACTTCTACTCCTCCAGGTGTACATGTGGTGAAAGATCAAGTGATGATCCCCCTTCGTTGGGCTTGTGAGCAACTAGGAGCACGATCCATTGAGTGGGATGCGAAATCCAAAACTGTTTCCATCGAAACAAATGAAACGTATTATGCATTCACAAAGCTATTATCCTATATCCAGGCTCTAACCCCTAGGGATCAGGAGAAAGAAACAGAGATGTGGCCCCTTTCGGAAAATGCGAAGAAGATCACCCTTCCCCGCCTTTCCGATCGTGCAGTCATGCTTAATTTCCCTGAGCACCACATTGAGCCAAAAAATCCGATTACCATTTCAGTTAATGGCTCGCCTTATGCAGCTTATAGCGCTGAAATCCGCAATGATCGTATATATGTCCTGTCAGACTGGATACAGCAATTATTCAAGGCTGACGTTGCATATGATCAAAAGACAAACACCCTCTCTATTAAGGCTCCTGATAAAGAAGAGATTGAAAAGCAAATACGTACGATCGAAGAAGCACTTGTTCCCACTACCCCAGAAGAAGCAATGAAGCTGTGGGGTCGTGGAGAACAGACCCGAAGTGGAGCGCTCCAATATGCAGCCCTCTCTCCTGAGCTTCGGGAAAAAGCAATGGAACAAGTAAAAGATAGAGGAGGCTGGGTTACAGGTGGCTCGAGTCCATGGGTTGGGCCGATTACGGTAAAAGAGGAAAAGAAGTTGAGTGATACTGCCGTACAGTATACTGTAACGTATCCAGAAATTACTTCTGGCGGATCTACAACAGGTACCGAGACATTCATTGTCGAGAAGCGTACCGTAAATGAAAAGGAAGGCTGGTTTATTACAAAATTGCTATTCGCAAGCCCATATTACACTATCATTCCGGCGGAATCACAGCCTCCTGAAGAACCTATCACCTATGTCCCTCTACCCAAATAA